The following are encoded in a window of Pectinophora gossypiella chromosome 24, ilPecGoss1.1, whole genome shotgun sequence genomic DNA:
- the LOC126377722 gene encoding calsyntenin-1 has translation MIVRSWSILCLGVLVASVLGAQGNNDNEDIPYLELAEPDEGYHGLIRENETLVEVTPPIRARGPLCSFLILNNKHHGEAPFEIMVIDENEARLRVRFPLNCEKRRNYKFDIAAVGCDGSYSNTVPVHITVTDVNEFAPVFSQSAYVKTVDEGRIYDEILRVEATDRDCTPRYGDVCKYEIQSDRATPFAIDNEGVIRNTEPLDYEKAHNHILSVVAYDCGMLESAPVMVTIKVNKPCRAGWKGVAERVDYAPGTGPLALFPAARLEACSSDERCPGVTRIQAAVTLQASRAGTGCDRDTYSLHAQKTICGMDAKTEDLLPSPGAGSEWTKSLKPDLGRDGEQMFEFDGETTAAIVPESILPHTLAGSFSITTWMRHAPAPDQDKHRKEHVLCLADDHKMNRHHYALFVRNCRLILLLRRDFGEGDLNIFRPAEWRWKIPEVCDNEWHHYAINVRFPNVELIIDGEPYHSVDGKGPEVIDDWPLHPAHGVNTTMVVGACWQGTESDMKHHLRGWLAGLGVLRHAVQPAHALKCVARCREGLSLAPDLYLKSVSVEGDGVADVETLLRRVAYGDARAYPTPGRRNVHVATTITCDNGRIIKAMPAESYVMVLQPQTPTILINGSGDAARDYAHFRAGLRVFPELSVHVMARGGDYMREAESQKLDSCVVSVYPALNPDHEALSLRDAADLPLRYDIRAAVTRDGVILTGADTVQNYQEVLREIEYSNKKPAYYLNRVFKLTCSELNGRFTSNEYVQTLTVVHPHMSGGELARELHPSGVADKMDAVARDKQPAARAPSPRVYAAHALRSPHAADLPAARLLDVRGKDAPANHVALLIGVVSCGVVVVLAAVGIARARPRRLPRAARRLPPADTDMAWDDSALTITVNPMDESAPSCGRPAAESSEGESCSDSDSDHHDSDDDDDEVLPGKQHKYRNISQLEWDNSTM, from the exons ACATACCCTATTTGGAACTCGCGGAGCCTGATGAGGGCTACCATGGCCTGATCCGGGAGAACGAGACCTTAGTGGAGGTGACGCCTCCCATTCGCGCGAGAGGCCCTCTCTGCTCGTTCCTTATCCTCAACAATAAGCATCATGGGGAGGCTCCTTTTGAG ATCATGGTTATCGACGAGAACGAGGCCCGGCTGCGCGTGCGCTTCCCGCTCAACTGCGAGAAGCGGCGGAACTACAAGTTCGACATCGCCGCTGTAGGCTGCGACGGGTCCTACTCTAACAC CGTCCCAGTCCACATCACAGTGACAGACGTGAACGAGTTCGCCCCAGTATTCTCGCAGTCAGCCTACGTCAAGACTGTGGATGAAGGCCGCATCTACGACGAGATTCTCAGAGTAGAGGCCACAGACAGAGACTGCACCCCGCGATACGGCGACGTCTGCAAATACGAGATCCAGAGCGACAGGGCTACGCCCTTCGCTATTGATAATGAAG GAGTAATCCGCAACACGGAGCCGCTGGACTACGAGAAAGCTCACAACCACATCCTGTCGGTGGTGGCTTACGACTGTGGCATGCTGGAGTCAGCCCCCGTCATGGTCACCATCAAGGTCAACAAGCCCTGCCGCGCTGGCTGGAAAG GAGTAGCAGAACGCGTAGACTATGCCCCAGGCACGGGTCCACTCGCGCTGTTCCCGGCAGCCCGCTTGGAGGCGTGCTCGTCGGACGAGCGCTGCCCCGGGGTGACCAGGATACAGGCCGCGGTCACCCTGCAAGCTTCCCGCGCCGGCACCGGCTGCGACAGAGACACCTACTCACTGCACGCGCAGAAAACCATATGTG GTATGGATGCTAAGACAGAGGATCTCCTCCCGAGCCCTGGCGCTGGAAGCGAATGGACGAAGTCTCTAAAACCTGACCTGG GTCGCGACGGCGAGCAGATGTTCGAGTTCGATGGGGAGACAACAGCGGCCATAGTTCCGGAATCAATCCTCCCTCACACCCTGGCTGGGAGTTTCTCGATCACGACGTGGATGCGTCACGCGCCTGCGCCAGACCAGGACAAGCATCGCAAGGAGCATGTGCTGTGTCTCGCCGATGATCATA AGATGAACCGCCATCACTACGCGCTGTTCGTGCGCAACTGCCGTCTGATCCTGCTGTTGCGCCGCGACTTCGGCGAAGGAGACCTGAACATCTTCCGCCCGGCTGAGTGGAGGTGGAAGATCCCAGAG GTATGCGACAACGAATGGCATCACTACGCGATCAACGTGCGTTTCCCGAACGTGGAGCTGATCATCGATGGAGAGCCCTACCACAGTGTCGACGGCAAGGGACCAGAGGTCATCGACGACTGGCCACTGCATCCGGCTCATGGGGTTAACACTACTATGGTTGTGGGGGCCTGCTGGCAAG GTACAGAGAGCGACATGAAGCATCACCTGCGGGGTTGGCTGGCCGGGCTGGGAGTGCTGCGACACGCCGTGCAGCCTGCCCACGCCTTAAAGTGCGTGGCGCGATGCCGAGAGGGGCTGAGTCTTGCTCCTGATCTAT ATCTGAAGTCAGTATCAGTGGAAGGTGACGGCGTGGCGGACGTGGAGACACTCCTGCGCCGCGTGGCGTACGGCGACGCCAGGGCATACCCCACGCCCGGCCGGCGCAACGTGCACGTCGCCACTACCATCAC CTGCGACAACGGGCGCATCATCAAGGCCATGCCAGCGGAGTCCTACGTCATGGTGCTGCAGCCGCAGACGCCGACCATCCTGATCAACGGGTCCGGGGACGCGGCGCGGGACTACGCCCACTTCAGGGCGGGGCTGCGGGTGTTCCCCGAGCTGAGTGTCCACGTCATGGCCAGAGGCGGAGACTACATGCGCG AAGCAGAATCCCAGAAGTTAGACTCGTGCGTGGTGTCTGTCTACCCTGCACTGAACCCAGACCATGAAGCGCTCTCCCTGCGCGACGCGGCCGACCTGCCGCTGCGGTACGACATCCGCGCGGCGGTCACGCGGGACGGCGTCATACTCACTGGCGCCGATACTGTGCAGAATTATCAGGAG GTGCTCCGCGAGATTGAGTACAGCAACAAGAAGCCAGCGTACTACCTGAACCGCGTGTTCAAGCTGACCTGTTCTGAACTGAACGGACGGTTCACCTCCAACGAATACGTGCAGACG CTGACGGTGGTGCACCCCCACATGTCCGGAGGGGAGCTGGCCCGCGAGCTGCACCCCAGCGGCGTCGCTGACAAGATGGACGCCGTCGCTAGAGACAAACAG CCCGCGGCCCGCGCCCCGTCCCCGCGCGTGTACGCGGCGCACGCGCTGCGCTCGCCGCACGCCGCCGACCTGCCCGCCGCGCGCCTGCTGGACGtgcgcggcaaggacgcgcccgCCA ACCACGTGGCCCTGCTGATCGGCGTGGTGTCGTGCGGCGTGGTGGTGGTGCTGGCGGCCGTGGGCATCGCGcgcgcgcgcccgcgccgcctgccgcgcgccgcgcgccgcctgcCGCCCGCCGACACCGACATGGCCTGGGACGACTCCGCGCTTACCATCACCGTCAACCCCATGGATGAG TCGGCGCCGTCGTGCGGGCGGCCGGCGGCCGAGAGCTCGGAGGGCGAGTCGTGCTCCGACTCGGACTCCGACCACCACGActccgatgatgatgatgacgaag tgttGCCAGGCAAACAGCACAAGTACAGAAACATCAGTCAGTTGGAGTGGGACAACAGCACGATGTAA